From Pararge aegeria chromosome 9, ilParAegt1.1, whole genome shotgun sequence, the proteins below share one genomic window:
- the LOC120626421 gene encoding piggyBac transposable element-derived protein 3-like, giving the protein MPAYFVERSGQRTELTGELLLQLIGDGNDSEIEEVEDDEGDQEESVLQLVSAEEPESPPRPGPSSATATKARQKPTKSRDTRRRIWKQMPFNQKEHSYPERSSAAVRSPLAYFEDYFDDKFFEHAAVCTNNYYMRKTGKVLNTTAAELKKFVGIHFIMGCIPYPRIHMYWRIEMRLALVADKISRDRFKILRMAFHVVDSDDAPAGNQNSLWKVQPVLTQVKNACDKLERQPGFYSIDEQMIPFSGTCPRGLRQVIKTKPRPQGLKAFVATTYDGLMIDFEVYQGAKTNFGDKSLGVGASVILHLSKSIPRGSCLYFDRFFSSIPLLERLNELGLHGTGTIMMNRVPERKNMDFKLDRKMKRGESQQFVSNDVVVVKWMDNKSVLVASNCTSGDDSCLIKRWDKNLSAFTDVSCPKVIANYNKNMGGVDILDQSIEYYRTFIKTKKWTLKVILHFFDLAISNAWRLYVLNSITTRVPKSKIMDLLEFRMQVSDGLVNAPERKRRSDTDEQDENQAPNTSKFRRPNPPSVAKRYDGYDHLPSFDQIDSPRACRMEGCKRIRPERDKDKSLIAAVRKGDKRIPLTVLSVLFENA; this is encoded by the exons ATGCCGGCGTATTTTGTTGAGCGGAGTGGTCAGA GGACGGAACTAACGGGTGAGTTGTTGCTTCAGCTCATTGGAGATGGCAATGACTCCGAAATAGAAGAAGTGGAAGATGACGAAGGTGATCAAGAAGAATCGGTTTTGCAGTTGGTGTCTGCTGAGGAACCTGAATCACCTCCCCGTCCAGGTCCATCATCTGCTACTGCAACAAAAGCTCGTCAAAAGCCGACAAAAAGCCGAGACACTCGCCGAAGAATCTGGAAGCAGATGCCATTCAACCAGAAGGAACACAGCTATCCGGAGCGGTCGTCAGCAGCGGTAAGGTCTCCTTTGGCCTACTTTGAAGATTATTTTGATGATAAATTTTTTGAGCATGCCGCTGTTTGTACCAACAATTATTACATGCGTAAAACGGGAAAAGTTTTGAACACCACAGCggcagagttaaaaaaatttgttgGAATTCATTTCATCATGGGATGTATTCCATACCCACGCATTCACATGTACTGGCGGATCGAAATGCGATTAGCTTTAGTTGCTGACAAGATTTCTAGAGATCGTTTCAAGATTCTTCGTATGGCATTCCATGTTGTCGATAGTGATGATGCTCCGGCAGGAAACCAGAATTCACTGTGGAAAGTCCAACCTGTACTTACTCAAGTCAAAAATGCTTGCGACAAATTAGAACGTCAACCAGGCTTTTATTCCATCGACGAGCAAATGATTCCATTCTCTGGGACATGTCCACGTGGTTTGAgacaagtaataaaaacaaagcCGCGTCCACAAGGGCTAAAAGCTTTCGTCGCTACTACTTACGATGGTTTGATGATCGACTTCGAAGTTTATCAAGGCGCAAAAACAAACTTTGGAGACAAATCTCTAGGCGTTGGAGCTTCTGTCATTCTTCATCTCTCTAAGTCAATCCCACGCGGTAGTTGTCTATATTTTGACCGGTTTTTTTCATCTATACCTTTACTTGAGAGATTGAATGAATTGGGACTACATGGGACCGGGACAATAATGATGAATAGAGTTCCTGAGAGGAAGAACATGGACTTCAAGCTAGATCGCAAAATGAAACGTGGCGAATCTCAACAATTTGTTAGCAATGatgttgttgttgttaaatgGATGGATAACAAATCCGTCCTTGTAGCATCCAATTGTACATCTGGAGATGATTCTTGTCTCATTAAGCGATGGGATAAAAATCTCTCAGCATTTACAGACGTAAGCTGTCCAAAAGTAATCGCAAATTACAATAAGAACATGGGAGGTGTAGATATACTCGATCAATCCATAGAATACTACCGGACCTtcataaaaacgaaaaaatgGACTCTAAAAGTCATCCTCCATTTTTTTGACTTGGCCATTTCGAATGCTTGGCGTTTGTATGTGTTAAATTCGATCACAACTAGAGTAcccaaaagtaaaataatggaCTTGTTGGAGTTTCGAATGCAAGTGTCAGATGGCCTTGTCAACGCACCAGAACGTAAAAGAAGATCTGATACTGATGAACAAGATGAGAACCAGGCTCCTAATACGTCTAAGTTCCGTCGACCGAATCCACCTTCTGTAGCCAAAAGGTATGATGGATATGATCATCTTCCATCATTTGATCAAATAGATAGCCCAAGAGCATGCAGGATGGAAGGTTGCAAAA